The genomic interval TCACCGCGGCCAGCGGGCTCGCGCTCGCGACGGCCTTCGCGCTGCACGCGGCGCTGGCCGGCTGGCGCCCCGCCTTCGGTGCCGAGACGGGGCCGATGCCCCCCGCCGTGACAGCACTCTACCTGCTTGCGGTCCTCGCCGGCTTCTGGCTGGTCGCACCGCGCGCCTGGCGCTCCCTCGTCCGCCTGCGACCGGACATGAACCTGCTGATGACGCTGGCCGTGCTCGGCGCGCTGCTGCTCGGCGACCACTTCGAGGCGGCCACGGTGAGCTTCCTCTTCGCCTTCAGCCTGCTGCTCGAGTCCTGGAGCGTGGGGCGCGCGCGGCGCGCGATCGCCAAGCTGCTCGCGCTCGCGCCCGAGCGGGCCCGCGTGCTCCGCGAGGGCCAGATCGAGTCGCTGGTGCCCGTGGAGTTCGTCGCCGTCGGCGCGCGCCTGCGCGTGCTGGCGGGCGAGCGCATCCCCCTCGACGGCGTCCTGCGCGCGGGCCAGGGCACGGTGGACCAGTCGCCGATCACGGGCGAGTCGCTGCCCGTGGCCAAGCTGCCGGGCGACGCCGTCTTCGCCGGCTGCGTGAACGGCGAGGGCCTGCTCGAGATCGAGGTCTCGCACACGGCGCGCGAGAGCCTGCTCGCGCGCATCCTGCGCGAAGTCGAGGGCGCGCGGGCGCGCCGCGCCCAGGCCGAGCGCTGGGTGGACCGCTTCGCGCGCGTCTACACGCCGGCGATGCTCGCCCTGGCGGCGCTGCTCGCTCTGCTGCCGCCGCTGGTGGCAGGCGGCGACTGGGCGCGCTGGCTCTACCAGGCGCTGGTGCTCCTGGTGATCGCCTGCCCCTGCGCGCTGGTGATCTCCACGCCCGTGAGCATCGTGGCCGGTCTCGCCCGCGCGGCGCGCGAGGGCGTGCTCATCAAGGGCGGCGCCTACCTGGAGCTGCCGGCGCGGCTCGCGGCCATCGCTTTCGACAAGACGGGCACGCTCAGCCGTGGCCGCCTGTCGCTCGCGCGCGTCCTGCCCGCGGCGGATCTCGCCGAGGACGAACTGCTGGCCCTCGCCGCGGGGCTCGAGGCGCGCAGCGGCCATCCCCTGGCCGCGGCCGTTGGCGAGGCGGCCTCCGCGCGCGGCCTCACCGTGCGCGCTGCCGAAGCGCTGGCCACGCTGCCCGGCCGCGGGCTCGAGGGCCGCGTGGCCGGCCGCACTTACTGGCTCGGCAGTCCGGCCTGGATGGCCGAGCTCGGCCGGCCGCTGGGTGCGCTCGCGGCCGAAGGAACGGCACTCGAGCGCTCGGGCCACAGCCTGCTCGTGCTCGCCGACGAGGAGCGCGTGCTCGGCCTGCTCGCCGCGCGTGACGCCCTGCGCCCCGAGGCGCCGGCCGCCCTCGCCGCGCTCGCGCGGCTCGGCCTCGCGCGCCAGGAAGTGCTGAGCGGCGACAGCGAGGCGGCCGCGCAGGCGCTGGCCCCCGCCTTCTCGGCAGCAGGCGCCGCGCCGACGATCCGCGCCGGGCTCCTGCCCGCCGAGAAGGCCGCCGCCGTGCGCGCGCTGCGCGCGGCCGGCCCCGTGGCCATGGTCGGCGACGGCATCAACGACGCGCCCGCTCTCGCCGAGGCCGACCTCGGCATCGCCATGGGCGCGATCGGCACCGACGCCGCGATCGAGACGGCCGACATCGCCCTGATGACGGACCACCTGGACCGCCTGCCCTGGCTGGTCGCGCACTCGCGGCGCGTGCTCGGGGTGATCCGCCAGAACGTGGCGCTGGCGCTGGGGCTCAAGCTCCTCTTCCTCGGCCTCGCGCTGGCCGGCCAGGCGACGCTCTGGATGGCCATCGTCGCCGACATGGGCGCCTCGCTGCTCGTGATCGGCAACGGGCTGCGCCTCCTCGGCGCGCCGGGCGCGGCGCGGTACTCGGCCAAGCAAGCGCGCCCTGCCTGATACTACCTCAGCAGTGGTCATTCATCTGCCGACTGGATTTCCTCTGGGTTGTCGCGATACAGTAGTCTCGCCGCGCTGGGAGTAGCCAAGAGCCGCCGTCATCGGCACGGCGGTTCAGCCTCACCGTGGCCGCCCGCGAGAGGGAACGATGACGACTGACGAATCCGAGAAGCTCGACCTCCACTCGCAGGATGTAGCGGAGCAGCGACGCCAAGCGCTGTTGCGCCTATATCCCGAGATCCACACCGAAGCCGGCAAGCTCGACATCGAGAAGCTGAAGCTCGCCCTGGGCGAAGCCGCGGACGTGGGCAAGGAGCGCTTCGGTTTGAATTGGCCGGGCAAGGCCGACTGCTTCCGCACGATTCAGGCCCCGAGCCTGGGCACGCTGCGGCCGTGTCCCGAGGAGAGCGTCAACTTCGATAGCACGGGACATCTCATCATCGAGGGCGACAACCTCGAGGTCTTGAAGCTCCTACAGAAACCGTACCTGGGCAATGTCAAGATGATCTACATCGACCCGCCCTACAACACGGGCAACGACTTCATCTACCCAGACGACTACACCGAGAGCCTACGCACTTACCTTGAGTACACCGGCCAGGCAGATGCCGGGGGCAAGCCATTCAGATCCAACACAGACACAGATGGCCGCTTTCACTCCCGCTGGCTGAACATGATGTACCCTCGCCTCTATCTGGCGCGGGATCTCCTGCGTGAGGACGGGGTGATCTTCGTCTCGTGCGACGATCACGAAGTGCACAACCTTCGTGCGCTGATGAACGAGGTGTTCGGGGAGGAGAACTTCGTCGCCTGCGTGATCTGGCAGAAGGTCTACTCGCCCAAGAACTCCGCACGACACCTCTCAGAGGACCACGACTACATCGTAGTCTACGCCCGGCACGCAGAGATTTGGCGGCCTAGGTTGCTTCCCCGCACCGCCGAGATGGAAGCGCGCTACGACAACCCGGATCAAGATCCGCGCGGGCCATGGAAGCCAAGTGATCTCTCTGCGCGCAATTACTACAGCGAAGGCACCTATGCGATACAGTGTCCTTCAGGCCGGACTATTGCCGGCCCTCCCACGGGCAGTTACTGGCGCGTGAAGAAGTCCAGGTTTCTCGAACTCGACCAAGACGGCCGCATCTGGTGGGGCGAGGACGGAAACAACGTTCCAGCAATCAAGCGATTCCGTACCGAGGTGAAGCAGGGTCGCATTCCTCAGACACTCTGGCCCTATTCCGAGGTTGGCCACACGCAGGTTGCCAAGAAGCAACTGCTCGAACATGTCGCCTTTG from bacterium carries:
- a CDS encoding heavy metal translocating P-type ATPase — its product is MAKPPGTESIACGCGGEACATAAPVAGAPSRWRGRAPVLITAASGLALATAFALHAALAGWRPAFGAETGPMPPAVTALYLLAVLAGFWLVAPRAWRSLVRLRPDMNLLMTLAVLGALLLGDHFEAATVSFLFAFSLLLESWSVGRARRAIAKLLALAPERARVLREGQIESLVPVEFVAVGARLRVLAGERIPLDGVLRAGQGTVDQSPITGESLPVAKLPGDAVFAGCVNGEGLLEIEVSHTARESLLARILREVEGARARRAQAERWVDRFARVYTPAMLALAALLALLPPLVAGGDWARWLYQALVLLVIACPCALVISTPVSIVAGLARAAREGVLIKGGAYLELPARLAAIAFDKTGTLSRGRLSLARVLPAADLAEDELLALAAGLEARSGHPLAAAVGEAASARGLTVRAAEALATLPGRGLEGRVAGRTYWLGSPAWMAELGRPLGALAAEGTALERSGHSLLVLADEERVLGLLAARDALRPEAPAALAALARLGLARQEVLSGDSEAAAQALAPAFSAAGAAPTIRAGLLPAEKAAAVRALRAAGPVAMVGDGINDAPALAEADLGIAMGAIGTDAAIETADIALMTDHLDRLPWLVAHSRRVLGVIRQNVALALGLKLLFLGLALAGQATLWMAIVADMGASLLVIGNGLRLLGAPGAARYSAKQARPA
- a CDS encoding site-specific DNA-methyltransferase is translated as MTTDESEKLDLHSQDVAEQRRQALLRLYPEIHTEAGKLDIEKLKLALGEAADVGKERFGLNWPGKADCFRTIQAPSLGTLRPCPEESVNFDSTGHLIIEGDNLEVLKLLQKPYLGNVKMIYIDPPYNTGNDFIYPDDYTESLRTYLEYTGQADAGGKPFRSNTDTDGRFHSRWLNMMYPRLYLARDLLREDGVIFVSCDDHEVHNLRALMNEVFGEENFVACVIWQKVYSPKNSARHLSEDHDYIVVYARHAEIWRPRLLPRTAEMEARYDNPDQDPRGPWKPSDLSARNYYSEGTYAIQCPSGRTIAGPPTGSYWRVKKSRFLELDQDGRIWWGEDGNNVPAIKRFRTEVKQGRIPQTLWPYSEVGHTQVAKKQLLEHVAFEHTDNVLDTVKPTGLIRRMLQIATQPTECDVILDFFAGSGPTGHAVLEQNRDDGGNRTFLLVQLPEPLPTPEARLRTIADIAKERLRHAAQALTDGDSGKLALEGSTKVDRGFRVFKLAESNFATWDAEQSKDADQLAEQLALHANHIRDGRSELDLLYEILLKSGYPLASPVEALELAGKRVNSVGSGELLICLERTLTLDLIRVMAARTPKRVVCLEEGFAGNDQLKANAVYIFKTKGITSFKTV